One window of Thermocoleostomius sinensis A174 genomic DNA carries:
- a CDS encoding DUF1643 domain-containing protein, whose translation MLKSQVIQNQDIQGGAIFDQDHRYRYLLWRTWELAAPRLAFVMLNPSTADAHTNDPTIRRCISFAQSWGYGSLEVVNLFARMATHPRQLQQVTDPVGVECDRHLIGAISRADRVILAWGKGGSLYQRDRSVLQLLTHHRANHCVVPPLYCLGVTQNGQPRHPLYLRRNTQLSPFPLSIPDFCNKTSFCS comes from the coding sequence ATGCTGAAAAGCCAGGTTATACAGAATCAAGACATTCAGGGGGGAGCAATCTTTGATCAAGATCATCGGTATCGCTACTTGCTGTGGCGAACCTGGGAACTTGCGGCTCCTCGCCTCGCCTTTGTGATGCTGAACCCAAGCACTGCCGACGCTCATACCAATGACCCTACGATTCGCCGCTGTATTAGCTTTGCCCAAAGCTGGGGTTATGGATCTTTAGAAGTTGTCAACTTATTTGCGCGAATGGCAACCCATCCCCGTCAACTTCAACAGGTGACTGATCCAGTGGGGGTAGAGTGCGATCGGCATTTGATAGGAGCTATTTCTCGAGCCGATCGAGTCATCCTGGCGTGGGGAAAGGGCGGTAGCCTATATCAACGCGATCGATCAGTGCTGCAACTGTTGACTCATCACCGTGCCAACCACTGTGTTGTTCCACCACTCTACTGTCTGGGCGTGACGCAGAACGGACAACCTCGACATCCGCTTTATCTGCGACGAAACACTCAACTATCGCCATTTCCGCTGAGCATCCCAGATTTTTGCAATAAAACGTCATTTTGCTCATGA
- a CDS encoding ABC1 kinase family protein produces the protein MRRYDWETIDRYYRRHPWRALWRTLNIIWQFTGFLVGLKKDEWFNQVERNRSTRAIQLRQILTRLGPTFIKVGQALSTRPDLVRKDFLDELTKLQDQLPPFPSPLAFSIIERELDRSIEEVYRQISAEPIAAASLGQVYRAKLHTGEAVAVKVQRPNLLPTLTLDLYLMRWAARWLGPWLPLNLGHDLTLIVDEFGTKLFEEIDYINEGRNAEKFAANFQADATVKVPDIYWRYSSRRVLTLEWIDGFKLTDTTKVRESNLDTDRLIEIGVTSGLRQLLEFGFFHADPHPGNLFATPNGQMAFIDFGMMDQLSQETKETLVDSVVHLINKEYEALAHDFVKLGFLTPDTDITPIVPALESVLGNAMGESVKDFNFKTITDQFAELMYEYPFRLPAKFALIIRSLITQEGLALSLNPEFKIIDIAYPYIARRLLTSESAELRRRLLEVLFKDGKFQWERLENLIAIARTDTNFDILPTAQLGLQYLLSEEGQYLRRQLILALVEDDRLHTEEVRRLWNLIKDDIRPGRLFSVAIGALAGFSNEQTSTLIPPVSAFMPFREE, from the coding sequence ATGCGACGCTACGATTGGGAAACCATCGATCGCTACTATCGTCGCCATCCTTGGAGAGCGCTGTGGCGTACCCTCAATATCATTTGGCAATTTACAGGATTTTTGGTTGGCTTAAAGAAAGATGAGTGGTTCAACCAGGTTGAAAGGAATCGGTCAACGCGGGCGATTCAACTGCGGCAGATTCTAACCCGGCTGGGTCCAACCTTTATTAAGGTCGGTCAGGCACTCTCTACCCGCCCCGACTTGGTTAGAAAAGATTTCCTAGATGAATTGACCAAGTTACAAGATCAGTTGCCCCCGTTTCCATCGCCTTTAGCTTTTAGCATTATTGAACGAGAACTCGATCGCAGTATTGAGGAAGTATATCGTCAAATTTCTGCTGAACCAATTGCGGCTGCAAGCTTGGGGCAAGTGTACCGCGCTAAGCTGCATACTGGAGAAGCAGTAGCAGTGAAGGTGCAACGCCCTAATTTACTGCCAACCCTGACGCTGGATCTATACCTGATGCGGTGGGCGGCTAGATGGTTGGGACCGTGGCTACCGCTGAACTTAGGGCACGATTTGACACTGATTGTTGATGAGTTTGGCACCAAATTATTTGAGGAGATTGACTACATCAACGAAGGGCGCAACGCTGAAAAGTTTGCCGCAAATTTTCAAGCCGATGCGACTGTCAAGGTTCCAGACATCTACTGGCGCTACAGCAGCCGACGGGTGCTGACTTTGGAATGGATTGATGGCTTTAAGCTGACAGACACAACCAAAGTTCGAGAATCTAATCTAGATACCGATCGTTTAATTGAAATTGGCGTTACCTCTGGACTACGGCAGCTTCTAGAGTTTGGTTTTTTCCATGCCGATCCGCATCCGGGCAATCTGTTTGCCACACCGAATGGGCAGATGGCGTTCATCGATTTTGGCATGATGGATCAACTCAGCCAGGAGACTAAGGAAACTCTTGTAGATTCAGTAGTTCATCTCATTAACAAAGAATATGAGGCACTGGCTCACGACTTTGTCAAGCTTGGCTTTTTGACCCCCGATACTGACATTACGCCGATCGTTCCAGCATTAGAGTCAGTGCTGGGCAATGCGATGGGAGAAAGCGTTAAGGACTTCAATTTCAAAACGATCACCGATCAGTTCGCTGAATTGATGTATGAATACCCGTTCCGTCTGCCTGCTAAATTTGCGCTGATTATTCGTTCGCTAATTACTCAGGAAGGACTGGCGCTGAGCCTCAACCCTGAATTTAAGATTATTGACATTGCTTATCCCTATATCGCGCGGCGATTGTTAACCAGTGAGTCGGCAGAGTTGCGGCGGCGATTGTTGGAAGTGCTGTTTAAAGATGGTAAGTTTCAGTGGGAGCGGTTAGAGAACCTGATTGCGATCGCTCGTACCGATACAAACTTCGATATTTTGCCAACAGCCCAACTCGGCTTACAATACCTGTTATCAGAAGAAGGGCAATACCTGCGGCGTCAGCTAATTCTGGCTTTGGTTGAGGACGATCGGCTTCATACCGAAGAGGTCCGGCGTTTGTGGAACCTGATCAAAGACGACATTAGACCGGGTCGTCTGTTCAGTGTGGCTATAGGAGCGTTGGCGGGTTTCTCGAATGAGCAGACCTCTACTCTGATCCCCCCAGTATCAGCATTTATGCCATTCCGCGAGGAGTAG
- the carA gene encoding glutamine-hydrolyzing carbamoyl-phosphate synthase small subunit, translating into MLFSSSNPALLVLADGTVFKGWSFGATGTTIGEVVFNTGMTGYQEVSTDPSYLGQIVTFTYPELGNTGVNLEDEESERPQIAGAIARNVCFKPSNWRSTQSFPDYLKQHGIPGIYGIDTRTLTRKLRSSGAMNGAISTEILDPADLLMKVQEAPSMAGLNLVKQVSTKKVYEWSDPTSPIWEFRPTLDVSTSEQPLTVVAIDFGIKRNILRRLASYGCRIIVVPVNTSPEEILKYNPDGIFLSNGPGDPATVTEGIETVRALMSSQKPMFGICMGHQILGLSLGAETFKLKFGHRGLNHPCGLSQQVEITSQNHGFAIDANSLSASEVEITHLNLNDRTVAGLRHKRLPVFSVQYHPEASPGPHDADYLFNQFVQSMRDYRQRQQPSLSL; encoded by the coding sequence ATGCTGTTTTCGAGTTCAAATCCGGCTCTCCTCGTCCTAGCCGACGGCACCGTCTTTAAGGGGTGGTCGTTTGGGGCAACTGGAACGACGATCGGCGAAGTGGTCTTTAATACCGGTATGACGGGGTATCAGGAAGTGTCAACTGATCCCAGCTATCTGGGGCAGATTGTCACTTTTACCTATCCAGAACTAGGGAATACAGGCGTCAATTTAGAAGACGAAGAATCAGAGCGTCCTCAAATTGCCGGAGCGATCGCTCGCAACGTTTGCTTCAAGCCGAGTAACTGGCGATCGACACAATCGTTTCCGGACTATCTCAAGCAGCATGGCATTCCAGGCATTTATGGCATTGACACGCGCACACTGACGCGCAAGCTGCGATCGAGTGGAGCCATGAACGGGGCAATTTCTACCGAAATTCTTGATCCAGCCGATCTATTGATGAAGGTGCAAGAGGCCCCTAGCATGGCTGGTCTTAACTTGGTCAAGCAGGTTTCTACTAAAAAAGTCTATGAGTGGTCTGATCCAACTAGTCCAATTTGGGAATTTCGTCCCACTCTCGATGTGTCTACTTCTGAACAGCCGCTTACGGTAGTGGCGATCGATTTTGGCATTAAACGCAACATTTTGCGCCGCTTGGCTAGCTACGGTTGCCGCATTATTGTTGTGCCTGTCAATACATCGCCTGAAGAAATTCTGAAGTACAACCCCGACGGTATTTTTCTATCTAATGGGCCAGGCGATCCTGCGACCGTGACAGAAGGCATTGAAACGGTACGTGCCCTCATGTCTAGCCAGAAGCCGATGTTTGGTATCTGCATGGGGCATCAAATTTTGGGCTTATCGTTGGGTGCAGAAACCTTTAAGCTGAAGTTCGGGCATCGCGGCTTAAATCACCCGTGTGGCTTGAGTCAGCAAGTAGAAATTACTAGCCAAAACCACGGCTTTGCTATTGATGCCAATTCCCTATCCGCGTCTGAGGTAGAAATCACTCACCTGAACTTGAACGATCGTACAGTGGCAGGCTTACGCCACAAGAGGTTGCCTGTTTTCTCAGTGCAATATCATCCAGAAGCGAGTCCTGGACCCCACGATGCTGACTACCTGTTCAATCAGTTTGTTCAGTCCATGCGAGACTATCGCCAGCGACAGCAGCCCAGTCTATCGCTTTAA
- a CDS encoding sirohydrochlorin chelatase, with protein MLPLKSSAYLLITHGSRDPRPQIAIEHLANLIARRLLEYAWSSVAVAPTAEKNIYGQSRSPKSIPLVGTATLELAPTPLHHQIQQFAEQALSQGYHHLQILPLFLLPGVHVMDDIPTEVAIARQALSADLTLEIRPYVGSHPQLAQLLVNPIEPLETSATAGKIVLAHGSRRSNGNQPVEDIAIQLGAMPAYWSVSPSLEDQVSDFIQKGYQQITIWPYFLFEGSLTDAIEQEVHRLAHQFPYAQLHLGRAIGPTPQLAELVIQLLRDRLSG; from the coding sequence GTGTTGCCTTTGAAGTCTTCTGCCTATCTTTTGATTACACATGGCAGTCGTGATCCTCGACCTCAAATAGCCATCGAGCATCTAGCCAATTTAATCGCTCGGCGGCTGTTGGAGTATGCGTGGTCATCGGTGGCGGTTGCCCCTACCGCCGAGAAGAACATCTATGGTCAGTCTCGATCGCCTAAATCTATTCCTCTGGTAGGAACAGCAACCCTCGAACTAGCCCCGACGCCACTTCATCATCAGATTCAACAGTTTGCGGAACAGGCTTTGTCCCAAGGCTATCACCATCTCCAAATTTTGCCCTTGTTTTTGTTGCCAGGGGTGCATGTGATGGACGATATTCCAACGGAAGTGGCGATCGCTCGACAAGCCCTATCAGCAGATTTGACATTAGAGATTCGCCCCTATGTAGGTAGCCATCCGCAGTTAGCCCAATTGCTAGTTAATCCGATTGAACCACTGGAAACATCCGCAACAGCCGGCAAAATTGTATTAGCCCACGGGAGTCGTCGATCGAACGGCAATCAACCAGTCGAGGACATAGCCATCCAGCTAGGTGCAATGCCTGCCTACTGGTCTGTTTCGCCTAGCCTTGAAGATCAAGTCAGTGATTTTATTCAAAAGGGCTACCAGCAAATCACAATTTGGCCCTATTTTTTGTTTGAAGGTAGCCTCACCGATGCCATTGAACAAGAGGTGCACCGCTTAGCGCATCAGTTTCCTTATGCCCAGTTGCATCTTGGCCGGGCAATCGGCCCCACACCTCAACTAGCAGAATTAGTGATTCAGTTATTGCGCGATCGATTGAGTGGGTGA
- a CDS encoding DNA starvation/stress protection protein DpsA: MSTTETLIQPFDQMRENPVLLELNVTKAICEGLNIALASFQALYLQYQKHHFVVEGSEFYQLHQFFEDGYDEVQGHVHDIGERLNGLGGVPAAGFMKLAELCCFTPEEDGIFNCRQMVENDLRAEQAIIQVIRRQAGQAESLGDRATRYLYEKILLETEDRAFHLDHFLAHDSLTLAFVAARNGN; this comes from the coding sequence ATGTCTACCACCGAAACGCTGATCCAACCCTTTGATCAAATGCGTGAAAATCCAGTTCTTCTGGAACTGAATGTGACAAAAGCCATCTGCGAAGGGTTAAACATTGCGTTAGCTAGTTTTCAAGCTTTGTATTTGCAATATCAAAAGCATCATTTTGTTGTTGAAGGCTCAGAATTCTATCAACTGCATCAATTCTTTGAAGATGGCTATGACGAGGTACAAGGACACGTTCATGACATTGGCGAACGCTTGAATGGATTGGGCGGTGTACCGGCAGCTGGCTTCATGAAGTTGGCAGAGCTTTGCTGCTTTACCCCTGAGGAAGACGGGATCTTCAACTGTCGGCAAATGGTGGAAAACGATCTGCGGGCTGAACAAGCAATTATTCAGGTAATTCGCCGTCAGGCTGGTCAAGCTGAAAGTTTGGGCGATCGAGCAACGCGCTATCTCTATGAGAAGATTCTGCTAGAAACCGAAGATCGAGCGTTCCACCTCGATCATTTCTTAGCTCACGATAGTCTCACCTTGGCGTTTGTGGCTGCTCGCAACGGCAACTAA
- a CDS encoding PspA/IM30 family protein, with product MGLFDRVSRVVRSNLNAAVSSAEDPEKILDQAIIDMQEDLVQLRQAVATAIASQKRVQQQYMQAQSEADNWQRRAQLALQKGDENLAREALNRKKVQAETATALKTQFDQQSATVDTLKRNLIALEGKISEAKTKKDMLKARAQAAKANEQLQRTVGNLGTSTAMSAFERMEEKVMQMEARSQAAAELAGADLESQFAQLEAGGDVDAELAAMKAQLLGGSAADQAQLPSETAAPKDASVDAELEALKRQLDQL from the coding sequence ATGGGACTATTTGACCGTGTGAGCCGAGTTGTTCGGTCTAACCTGAATGCTGCTGTCAGTTCTGCCGAAGATCCTGAAAAAATCTTGGATCAGGCCATCATTGACATGCAGGAAGATTTGGTACAGTTGCGTCAAGCCGTTGCTACTGCGATCGCTAGCCAAAAGCGGGTACAACAGCAGTACATGCAGGCTCAATCTGAAGCTGATAACTGGCAACGTCGTGCCCAACTAGCCCTGCAAAAAGGCGACGAGAACTTAGCTCGGGAAGCCCTAAACCGCAAGAAAGTCCAAGCGGAAACAGCAACTGCGCTTAAGACTCAGTTTGATCAACAATCCGCTACTGTCGATACGTTGAAGCGGAATTTGATTGCCTTAGAAGGCAAAATTTCAGAGGCGAAAACCAAAAAAGACATGCTCAAGGCTAGAGCGCAAGCGGCCAAAGCCAACGAGCAACTGCAACGCACCGTGGGCAACTTGGGCACCAGTACTGCCATGTCCGCCTTTGAGCGTATGGAAGAAAAGGTGATGCAAATGGAAGCTCGATCGCAAGCTGCTGCTGAGTTAGCTGGGGCTGATTTGGAAAGTCAGTTTGCTCAATTGGAGGCAGGGGGCGATGTTGATGCCGAATTGGCTGCTATGAAGGCGCAACTGTTGGGTGGATCGGCTGCCGATCAAGCTCAACTCCCGTCTGAAACTGCTGCTCCTAAGGATGCTTCAGTCGATGCAGAACTCGAAGCCCTCAAGCGACAACTCGATCAGCTATAG
- a CDS encoding NAD-dependent epimerase/dehydratase family protein encodes MRILMMGGTRFIGVYLTRLLYHQDHEVVLFNRGNRPAPIEGIEQIQGDRTDADDLKAKLAAQSFDAIFDNNGRELSDTQPLVELFQDKIQHFVYVSSAGVYLKSDQMPHVEGDPVDPNSRHKGKFETEQYLQEQGVPFTSVRPVYIYGPQNYNDLEAWFFDRIVRDRPIPIPGNGLHLTQFGHVQDLAAAMAAVLGNRRAVGQIYNLSGDRSVTFDGLARACAVAAGKDPDTLKLVHYDPKAFDFGKRKAFPLRVQHFFTDIHKAQKDLYWQPEFDLISGLRDSFENDYLSTGRDKVEVDFSVDDEILKR; translated from the coding sequence ATGCGAATTTTGATGATGGGCGGCACGCGGTTTATTGGTGTGTATCTAACGCGCCTGCTTTATCATCAAGATCATGAAGTGGTACTGTTTAATCGGGGTAACAGGCCTGCACCGATCGAAGGCATTGAGCAAATTCAGGGCGATCGCACTGACGCAGATGACCTAAAAGCAAAATTAGCCGCTCAGTCGTTTGATGCAATTTTTGACAACAACGGCCGTGAACTCAGCGACACTCAACCACTGGTTGAATTGTTCCAAGACAAAATTCAGCACTTTGTTTATGTCAGTTCAGCAGGCGTGTATCTCAAATCAGATCAAATGCCGCATGTAGAAGGTGATCCGGTTGATCCAAATAGTCGCCACAAGGGCAAGTTTGAGACCGAACAGTATTTACAGGAACAAGGCGTTCCCTTTACATCGGTGCGTCCGGTTTATATCTACGGGCCACAAAATTACAACGATCTGGAAGCATGGTTTTTCGATCGCATTGTTCGCGATCGTCCAATTCCAATTCCGGGTAATGGGTTGCACTTGACGCAGTTTGGACATGTGCAGGATTTGGCCGCCGCGATGGCTGCCGTGTTAGGAAATCGTCGGGCAGTGGGGCAAATCTACAACCTATCGGGCGATCGATCGGTGACGTTTGATGGATTGGCACGGGCCTGTGCTGTGGCCGCAGGCAAAGACCCCGATACGCTGAAACTAGTTCACTATGATCCCAAAGCGTTTGATTTTGGCAAGCGCAAAGCCTTTCCGCTGCGTGTACAACACTTTTTTACCGATATTCACAAAGCGCAAAAAGATCTGTACTGGCAGCCGGAATTTGATCTCATTTCTGGGTTACGTGATTCATTTGAAAATGATTACTTGTCAACCGGCCGTGACAAAGTAGAGGTCGATTTCTCTGTAGATGATGAAATTTTGAAGCGCTAG
- the cobA gene encoding uroporphyrinogen-III C-methyltransferase: protein MVQGSTSMQQIGKVYLVGAGPGDPGLFTLKGKTLLECADVVVYDALVSPPILAMINAHAERIDAGKRRGRHSMVQEDITHLLIEKAQTNAIVVRLKGGDPFVFGRGGEEMEELLQAGISVEVVPGITSGVAAPAYAGIPLTHRSYSSSVTFVTGHESVGKYRPTVNWHAIAQGSETIVIYMGIHNMPYIVAQLLQAGLTSATPIALVRWGTRPDQAELIGSLGTIVQQIEESGFEAPAIAVIGSVVKLHETLSVCRPVIVGMR from the coding sequence ATGGTTCAAGGCTCTACGTCTATGCAACAAATTGGTAAGGTTTATTTAGTGGGAGCGGGCCCTGGTGATCCAGGATTATTTACGTTAAAGGGAAAAACGCTGCTAGAGTGTGCGGATGTGGTTGTGTATGATGCACTGGTTAGTCCTCCCATCCTGGCGATGATCAATGCCCACGCTGAGCGAATTGATGCGGGTAAACGGCGCGGACGGCATTCAATGGTACAGGAAGATATTACCCACTTACTAATTGAAAAAGCGCAAACAAATGCGATCGTGGTGCGGTTGAAGGGGGGCGATCCGTTTGTGTTTGGTCGTGGGGGTGAAGAAATGGAGGAGTTGCTTCAGGCGGGGATATCGGTGGAGGTTGTGCCGGGCATCACCTCAGGCGTGGCGGCTCCAGCGTATGCCGGAATTCCTCTTACTCATCGAAGCTATAGTTCATCTGTCACATTTGTTACCGGGCACGAGTCGGTCGGGAAATATCGTCCGACTGTCAATTGGCACGCAATCGCTCAGGGGTCTGAAACGATTGTGATCTATATGGGAATCCACAACATGCCCTATATTGTGGCGCAATTGCTGCAAGCGGGGCTGACTAGCGCAACTCCGATCGCACTAGTACGGTGGGGCACTCGTCCTGATCAAGCAGAATTGATTGGCAGTTTGGGTACAATTGTGCAGCAAATTGAAGAAAGCGGCTTTGAAGCACCTGCAATTGCCGTGATTGGCTCGGTTGTTAAGTTGCATGAAACGCTGTCGGTCTGCCGACCCGTTATAGTGGGAATGAGATAG
- the trxA gene encoding thioredoxin, whose translation MISSTPTTVTDRDFATEVLSANQPVLVYFWASWCGPCRLMSPILDKLAAEYGDHLKIVKMEVDPNPESVAVYQVEGVPAFRLFKAGEVVESSEGAISQQKLQSLIAPHLAAPN comes from the coding sequence ATGATCAGCAGTACTCCTACAACCGTCACCGATCGAGATTTTGCAACAGAAGTCCTGAGTGCTAATCAGCCTGTGTTAGTCTACTTTTGGGCAAGTTGGTGTGGCCCTTGCCGCCTGATGTCGCCCATTCTCGATAAATTAGCGGCTGAGTATGGTGATCACTTAAAGATTGTGAAGATGGAAGTCGATCCCAATCCTGAATCTGTGGCTGTCTATCAAGTGGAAGGCGTACCTGCATTTCGCCTGTTTAAGGCAGGGGAGGTTGTGGAATCCTCGGAAGGAGCCATTAGTCAGCAAAAGTTGCAAAGTTTGATTGCTCCCCATCTTGCTGCCCCAAATTAA
- a CDS encoding bestrophin family protein produces MLWKQRTWFQLALQLRGSVVPAVLPRTLLYGLFATLLVLLNQNGRSFNLSSSASILLNLVLGLLLVFRTNTAYERFWEGRRLWGMMINTSRNLARHIWVNVLEKDPQDRMEKKSALDLIVAFAVATKNQLRQEPVNEELLPLLSSSRYQSLKLMNNPALEIALWLQDYLQQQYHQQCLDSYQLASMNKLINDLVDCLGGCERILKTPIPMAYAIHLKQLLLVYCLILPFQFVQDVGWLTVPIVVIISFTLFGIEEIGIEIENPFGKDPNDLQLDAFCETMKRNTDDLATLEPVSARKAIWNAPSTNLPWDH; encoded by the coding sequence ATGCTTTGGAAGCAACGAACTTGGTTTCAGCTAGCCCTTCAACTACGCGGCTCGGTTGTTCCAGCGGTTTTGCCTCGTACTCTACTTTACGGACTCTTCGCCACCCTGCTGGTGCTGCTGAATCAAAATGGACGATCGTTCAATTTGTCATCGTCTGCCAGCATTCTGCTCAACCTTGTACTGGGCTTGCTGCTTGTTTTCCGCACCAATACAGCCTATGAGCGGTTCTGGGAAGGGCGGCGGTTATGGGGAATGATGATCAACACTTCCCGTAATTTGGCTCGGCATATCTGGGTTAATGTACTTGAAAAAGATCCGCAAGACCGAATGGAGAAGAAATCCGCGCTGGACCTCATCGTGGCGTTTGCTGTGGCAACCAAAAACCAGTTGCGACAAGAACCAGTGAATGAGGAACTATTGCCCTTGTTATCTAGCTCTCGCTATCAGTCGCTAAAATTGATGAATAATCCAGCTTTGGAGATTGCGCTTTGGCTTCAAGATTATCTACAGCAGCAATATCATCAGCAATGTCTAGATAGCTATCAATTAGCTAGTATGAATAAGCTAATTAATGATCTGGTGGATTGTTTAGGCGGCTGTGAACGGATTCTGAAAACTCCCATCCCAATGGCCTATGCAATTCATCTGAAGCAATTGTTATTAGTGTATTGCCTAATTTTGCCGTTTCAATTTGTTCAGGATGTCGGTTGGTTAACTGTTCCGATCGTTGTTATTATAAGCTTCACCTTGTTTGGAATTGAGGAAATCGGCATTGAAATTGAGAATCCATTTGGAAAAGATCCCAATGATTTACAACTAGATGCTTTTTGCGAAACCATGAAGCGTAATACCGACGATTTAGCCACACTCGAACCAGTCAGCGCCCGCAAAGCTATTTGGAATGCTCCTTCAACAAATCTTCCTTGGGACCATTAA
- a CDS encoding RluA family pseudouridine synthase yields MNSPVLNSPITVHVQSAADRLDRYLSEHLPDLSRSRIQKLIEQGQVWINGQPCPSKKVAVRVGDRVDITIPAVAPLELQAEAMALDILYEDEHLIILNKPIGLVVHPAPGHAEGTLVNALLAHCGDQLAGIGGVQRPGIVHRLDKDTSGAIAIAKTDRAHQHLQAQFKAKTARREYLAVVYGAPSRATGTIDAAIGRHPIDRKKMAVIPEDKGGRRAITHWQIRERLGNFTLMLFQLETGRTHQIRVHSAYIGHPVVSDPVYGSGRSIGVNLTGQALHAWKLRLQHPVSEQWLEVTAPLPPEFLTLLDILRRRAGI; encoded by the coding sequence TTGAATTCGCCAGTTTTGAATTCGCCAATTACTGTCCACGTTCAATCTGCGGCCGATCGCCTCGATCGCTACCTGTCTGAGCACTTGCCAGACTTGTCTCGATCGCGTATTCAAAAATTGATTGAACAGGGGCAGGTTTGGATCAATGGGCAGCCTTGTCCATCCAAAAAAGTGGCTGTGCGAGTGGGCGATCGGGTAGACATTACCATTCCCGCTGTTGCACCGCTGGAGCTACAGGCCGAAGCAATGGCGCTCGATATTCTCTATGAAGACGAGCACCTGATTATTTTGAACAAACCGATCGGGCTAGTGGTGCATCCGGCTCCTGGTCATGCAGAGGGAACGTTGGTGAATGCGTTGCTAGCTCATTGTGGTGATCAATTAGCGGGAATTGGCGGCGTGCAGCGACCAGGAATTGTGCATCGCCTAGACAAAGACACCAGTGGAGCGATTGCCATTGCCAAAACCGATCGCGCCCATCAGCATCTGCAAGCTCAATTCAAAGCTAAGACGGCTCGGCGTGAGTATCTGGCGGTTGTTTATGGTGCGCCTTCTAGGGCCACTGGAACGATTGACGCGGCCATTGGTCGGCATCCAATCGATCGCAAGAAGATGGCTGTCATACCGGAAGATAAAGGAGGCAGGCGAGCCATCACCCACTGGCAAATTCGCGAACGCCTAGGCAACTTCACCTTGATGCTGTTTCAATTAGAGACCGGACGTACCCACCAAATTCGCGTGCATAGTGCTTATATTGGTCATCCAGTGGTGAGTGACCCAGTCTATGGGTCAGGGCGATCGATCGGTGTTAACTTGACTGGACAAGCCCTGCACGCCTGGAAACTACGGCTGCAACATCCTGTTTCTGAACAATGGCTCGAAGTCACTGCACCTCTGCCACCAGAATTCCTGACATTGCTAGACATCTTGCGACGGCGAGCCGGAATTTAG